In the genome of Streptomyces globosus, one region contains:
- a CDS encoding aspartate aminotransferase family protein, with amino-acid sequence MTPHLPADADGATVKAADRAHVFHSWSAQALIDPLAVAGAEGAYFWDYDGRRYLDFSSQLVNTNIGHQHPRVVAAIQEQAGRLCTLAPGFAVDVRSEAARLIAKRTPGDLDKVFFTNGGAEAVENAVRMARLHTGRQKVLSAYRSYHGATAAAINLTGDPRRWPSDTGSAGVVHFWGPFLYRSPFHATTEAEECERALAHLADTIAFEGPASIAAIILETVPGTAGIMVPPAGYLAGVRELCDRYGIVFILDEVMAGFGRTGRWFAAEHWGVTPDLITFAKGVNSGYVPLGGVAISAAIAETFATRPYPGGLTYSGHPLACAAAVATIRTMEEEGVVGHAAHLGRNVIGPALAEIAERHPSVGDVRGLGAFWAVELVRDRETREPLVPYNAAGADNAPMAEFAAACKASGLWPFVNMNRVHVVPPCTVTEAEAKEGLALLDEALTVADRHTASA; translated from the coding sequence ATGACCCCTCATCTCCCCGCCGACGCGGACGGCGCCACCGTCAAGGCCGCCGACCGCGCCCACGTCTTCCACTCCTGGTCCGCCCAGGCCCTGATCGACCCGCTCGCCGTCGCCGGGGCCGAGGGCGCGTACTTCTGGGACTACGACGGCCGCCGCTACCTCGACTTCTCCTCCCAGCTGGTCAACACCAACATCGGCCACCAGCACCCCAGGGTCGTCGCGGCCATCCAGGAGCAGGCCGGCCGCCTGTGCACGCTCGCGCCCGGCTTCGCCGTCGACGTCCGCTCCGAGGCCGCACGCCTCATCGCCAAGCGCACCCCCGGCGACCTGGACAAGGTCTTCTTCACCAACGGCGGCGCCGAGGCCGTCGAGAACGCCGTCCGCATGGCCCGCCTGCACACCGGCCGCCAGAAGGTCCTCTCGGCGTACCGCTCCTACCACGGCGCCACCGCCGCCGCGATCAACCTGACCGGCGACCCGCGCCGCTGGCCCTCCGACACCGGCTCCGCCGGGGTGGTCCACTTCTGGGGGCCCTTCCTCTACCGCTCGCCCTTCCACGCGACCACGGAGGCGGAGGAGTGCGAGCGGGCCCTGGCCCACCTCGCCGACACCATCGCCTTCGAGGGCCCGGCCTCCATCGCCGCGATCATCCTGGAGACCGTCCCCGGCACCGCCGGCATCATGGTGCCGCCCGCCGGCTACCTGGCCGGCGTACGCGAGCTCTGCGACCGGTACGGCATCGTCTTCATCCTCGACGAGGTCATGGCCGGCTTCGGCCGCACCGGCCGCTGGTTCGCGGCCGAGCACTGGGGCGTCACCCCCGACCTGATCACCTTCGCGAAGGGCGTCAACAGCGGCTACGTCCCCCTCGGCGGCGTCGCCATCTCCGCAGCCATCGCCGAGACGTTCGCCACCCGCCCCTACCCGGGCGGACTGACCTACTCCGGACACCCGCTCGCCTGCGCCGCCGCCGTCGCGACCATCCGCACGATGGAGGAGGAGGGCGTCGTCGGGCACGCCGCCCACCTCGGCCGGAACGTGATCGGACCGGCCCTTGCCGAGATCGCCGAACGCCACCCGTCGGTCGGCGACGTCCGCGGCCTCGGCGCCTTCTGGGCCGTCGAGCTCGTCCGCGACCGGGAGACCCGCGAGCCGCTCGTCCCGTACAACGCCGCCGGCGCGGACAACGCGCCGATGGCCGAGTTCGCGGCCGCCTGCAAGGCCTCCGGGCTGTGGCCGTTCGTGAACATGAACCGCGTCCACGTCGTCCCGCCCTGCACCGTCACCGAGGCCGAGGCGAAGGAGGGCCTGGCCCTGCTGGACGAGGCGCTCACGGTCGCCGACCGGCACACGGCCTCCGCCTGA
- a CDS encoding alpha/beta hydrolase, with protein MTSRREGRPGGRREGHRPRGRLRRTLLAGAVAAAVVLPVSAAASPAVPAPIPAAVGEQEPLQAVYAAHRTGLAEAARMAADAGRPGRADRLHTMEAGGAAQFLAFDGRGTGRAVEVFGDLATADRIAVLVPGSDTTLDTYQRFREGASALHVRLSAAHPRAAVVAWLGYDTPGTVSTTVLTADRADEAAAELGPFLSHLERLAGPGARMSLLCHSYGTVVCARTATGSPVTDVVLYGSPGTGADSAADLPTAARVWAGRGGSDWIGNVPHVRLGQVGFGTDPVDPAFGARPFRAGPGGHSDYLKPGSESLDSLAGIVLGTAGGGAGRAAATPEVPRA; from the coding sequence ATGACCAGCCGACGCGAAGGACGCCCCGGAGGCCGCCGCGAGGGACACCGCCCGCGCGGCCGCCTGCGCCGCACCCTGCTGGCCGGCGCGGTCGCCGCGGCCGTGGTGCTGCCCGTGTCCGCGGCCGCTTCCCCGGCCGTGCCCGCGCCCATACCGGCCGCCGTCGGCGAACAGGAGCCGCTGCAGGCGGTGTACGCCGCGCACCGCACCGGTCTCGCCGAGGCCGCCCGCATGGCCGCGGACGCCGGCCGCCCCGGCCGGGCGGACCGGCTGCACACCATGGAGGCGGGCGGTGCCGCGCAGTTCCTCGCCTTCGACGGCAGGGGGACGGGCCGCGCGGTGGAGGTGTTCGGCGACCTCGCGACGGCCGACCGGATAGCGGTGCTCGTCCCCGGATCCGACACCACGCTGGACACCTACCAGCGGTTCCGTGAGGGCGCCTCCGCCCTGCACGTGCGGCTTTCCGCAGCGCACCCCCGGGCCGCGGTGGTCGCCTGGCTCGGGTACGACACGCCGGGCACCGTCAGCACGACCGTCCTGACCGCCGACCGGGCCGACGAGGCCGCCGCCGAACTCGGGCCGTTCCTCTCCCACCTGGAGCGCCTCGCCGGGCCCGGGGCCCGGATGTCCCTGCTGTGCCACTCCTACGGCACGGTCGTCTGCGCCCGCACGGCCACCGGCTCCCCCGTCACCGATGTCGTCCTGTACGGCAGCCCCGGCACGGGCGCCGACTCGGCGGCCGACCTGCCCACCGCTGCCCGCGTCTGGGCCGGCCGCGGCGGGTCGGACTGGATCGGGAACGTGCCGCACGTCCGCCTCGGGCAGGTCGGCTTCGGCACCGACCCGGTCGACCCGGCCTTCGGGGCCCGCCCGTTCCGTGCCGGCCCGGGCGGCCACAGCGACTACCTGAAGCCCGGCAGCGAGTCCCTGGACAGCCTGGCCGGCATCGTCCTCGGCACCGCCGGCGGCGGTGCGGGGCGGGCCGCCGCCACCCCGGAGGTGCCCCGTGCTTAG
- a CDS encoding HIT family protein, producing the protein MIDTDWRSDRIGSAHRGENPTVMRRLDQGFAVIGDRQFLPGYSVLLTDDPSVTRLSDLPRPRRAAYLADMERLAEAVELACRRLDPAFRRVNIEILGNTDPYLHAHVWPRYDWEPADLVRLPVWLYGEEYWRGTEHELGTRHEGLRTAIGEELDRLA; encoded by the coding sequence ATGATCGACACCGACTGGCGCAGCGACCGCATAGGCAGCGCGCACCGCGGGGAGAACCCCACCGTCATGCGCCGCCTCGACCAGGGCTTCGCGGTGATCGGGGACCGGCAGTTCCTGCCCGGCTACTCCGTCCTCCTCACCGACGACCCTTCGGTGACCCGGCTCTCGGACCTGCCCCGGCCGCGCAGGGCGGCGTACCTCGCCGACATGGAGCGGCTCGCCGAGGCCGTCGAACTGGCCTGCCGCCGCCTCGACCCGGCCTTCCGCCGCGTCAACATCGAGATCCTGGGCAACACCGACCCGTACCTGCACGCGCACGTCTGGCCCCGCTACGACTGGGAGCCGGCCGACCTGGTCCGACTGCCCGTCTGGCTGTACGGGGAGGAGTACTGGAGAGGGACCGAGCACGAACTCGGCACCCGGCACGAGGGCCTGCGCACCGCCATCGGCGAGGAACTCGACCGGCTCGCCTGA
- a CDS encoding response regulator: protein MTTTARPIRVMIADDQMMVRQGFTVLLNTQPDIEVVGQAVDGADAVAKAAELGPDVVLMDIRMPGTGGIEATSVITASGSEAKVLVLTTFDLDEYVYEALRAGASGFLLKDASADQLAEAVRVVAAGEALLSPNITKRLITEFSRLGAPRAPSKARIAELTERETEVLALIAQGLSNAEIAARLVVAEQTVKTHVGRILVKLGLRDRTQAAVFAYETGLVRPAGY, encoded by the coding sequence ATGACGACGACGGCCCGACCGATCAGGGTGATGATCGCCGACGATCAGATGATGGTGCGGCAGGGCTTCACGGTCCTGCTCAACACGCAGCCCGACATAGAGGTCGTCGGGCAGGCCGTGGACGGCGCGGACGCCGTGGCGAAGGCCGCCGAACTCGGCCCCGACGTGGTGCTGATGGACATCCGCATGCCGGGAACGGGCGGCATCGAGGCGACGTCGGTGATCACCGCGTCGGGCTCCGAGGCGAAGGTGCTCGTCCTGACGACCTTCGACCTCGACGAGTACGTGTACGAGGCGCTGCGGGCCGGCGCGTCCGGGTTCCTGCTGAAGGACGCCTCCGCGGACCAGCTGGCCGAGGCGGTGCGGGTCGTCGCGGCCGGTGAGGCCCTGCTGTCCCCGAACATCACCAAGCGGCTCATCACCGAGTTCTCGCGGCTCGGTGCACCGCGCGCCCCGTCGAAGGCGCGGATCGCGGAGCTGACCGAGCGGGAGACGGAGGTGCTCGCGCTGATCGCGCAGGGGCTGTCCAATGCGGAGATCGCCGCACGGCTCGTCGTGGCCGAGCAGACGGTGAAGACGCACGTGGGGCGGATCCTGGTGAAGCTCGGCCTGCGGGACCGCACGCAGGCGGCGGTCTTCGCGTACGAGACGGGTCTGGTCCGTCCGGCGGGCTACTGA
- a CDS encoding sensor histidine kinase, with protein sequence MKEQHSTPAAGPGSGPGADAGRRFGALRTLAAGLFTLERNPLPGMSRPRWLARLPHLALGYVAVLCTFLTTEQMSSHYGVSGGYPLLAAVAGGASVVLAMFRPIAGWWLALASAFMVAVQTQGSAGEGQSWPWTPAGVVLFAFVVLLVALRVPARVTTAVVGLSVALGALAEVRFRPAGSESTIPATLLLFAFAGVLGYALRAGRLARSKLVEQETLTEEERARRALLEERSRIARELHDVVAHHMSVISIQAQVAPHLVENPSPELRENLAGIRENALEALTELRRVLGVLRSEQAADPADPHHPQPTLAELEGLVGNVRSAGLEVTTAIAGIRRPLAPGVELTAYRIVQEALSNCLRHAPGSQVEVGIAYGPRELHLCVANTAPDRKAPPSHGAGHGLLGMRERAGMLGGELAAGPRPGGGYEVSAVLPVDPRTND encoded by the coding sequence GTGAAAGAGCAGCACAGCACCCCGGCCGCAGGCCCCGGTTCCGGTCCCGGCGCGGACGCCGGCCGGCGGTTCGGGGCGCTGCGGACCCTGGCCGCCGGGCTGTTCACGCTCGAACGGAACCCGCTGCCGGGGATGTCCCGGCCGCGCTGGCTGGCTCGGCTGCCGCATCTGGCCCTCGGATACGTGGCGGTGCTCTGCACGTTCCTGACGACCGAGCAGATGTCCTCCCACTACGGGGTGAGCGGCGGCTACCCGCTCCTGGCGGCCGTGGCGGGCGGCGCGTCGGTGGTCCTCGCCATGTTCCGGCCGATCGCCGGATGGTGGCTGGCGCTCGCGTCCGCGTTCATGGTGGCCGTGCAGACGCAGGGCAGTGCCGGCGAGGGGCAGAGCTGGCCGTGGACGCCCGCCGGCGTGGTGCTTTTCGCCTTCGTGGTGCTGCTGGTCGCACTGCGGGTGCCGGCGCGGGTGACCACGGCGGTGGTCGGGCTGTCCGTCGCGCTCGGCGCCCTGGCCGAGGTGCGGTTCCGGCCGGCGGGCAGCGAGAGCACGATCCCCGCCACCCTGCTGCTGTTCGCCTTCGCCGGCGTGCTCGGATACGCCCTGCGCGCCGGCCGCCTGGCCCGCAGCAAGCTCGTCGAACAGGAGACGCTCACCGAGGAGGAGCGGGCCCGCCGGGCCCTGCTGGAGGAGCGCAGCCGTATAGCGCGCGAACTGCACGACGTGGTCGCCCACCACATGTCGGTCATCTCGATCCAGGCGCAGGTCGCCCCGCACCTGGTCGAGAACCCGTCACCGGAGCTCAGGGAGAACCTGGCCGGCATCCGGGAGAACGCCCTGGAGGCCCTCACGGAGCTGCGGCGGGTGCTGGGCGTGCTGCGCTCGGAGCAGGCCGCCGACCCGGCCGACCCCCACCATCCGCAGCCCACCCTTGCCGAGTTGGAGGGGCTCGTCGGCAACGTGCGAAGCGCCGGGCTGGAGGTGACCACGGCGATCGCGGGCATCCGGCGGCCGCTCGCGCCGGGCGTGGAGCTCACCGCGTACCGGATCGTGCAGGAAGCCCTCAGCAACTGCCTGCGGCACGCCCCCGGATCGCAGGTGGAGGTCGGCATCGCGTACGGGCCGCGCGAGCTGCACCTGTGCGTCGCCAACACGGCGCCGGACCGGAAGGCCCCGCCCTCGCACGGTGCGGGGCACGGGCTGCTCGGCATGCGGGAGCGGGCGGGCATGCTGGGGGGCGAGCTCGCCGCGGGTCCGCGGCCGGGCGGCGGGTACGAGGTGAGCGCCGTGCTGCCCGTGGACCCTCGGACGAACGACTAG
- a CDS encoding DJ-1/PfpI family protein, with protein sequence MTANRSDKPVHLAVYDTYADWETGHTTAHLTQRGYRVRTVADDGRQEVTTMGGVRIRPDGALSDLSPQDSSLLILTGAALWDTGDELAPFAAKAAEFLAAGVPVAAICGATAGLARAGLLDGRAHTSGAPAYLAEQPGYAGAEQYVEADAVTDGDLVTAGPTEPVAFAREVFARLDVYGPEVLDAWYRLFHDSDASAFPVLMAAAERGDA encoded by the coding sequence ATGACCGCGAACCGCTCCGACAAGCCGGTCCACCTGGCCGTGTACGACACGTACGCGGACTGGGAGACGGGCCACACCACGGCACACCTCACGCAGCGCGGGTACCGCGTCCGGACCGTCGCGGACGACGGCCGACAGGAGGTGACCACCATGGGCGGCGTCCGCATCCGGCCCGACGGCGCGCTGTCGGACTTGTCGCCGCAGGACTCCTCCCTGCTGATCCTGACCGGCGCGGCGCTGTGGGACACCGGCGACGAGCTGGCCCCCTTCGCGGCGAAGGCGGCGGAGTTCCTGGCCGCCGGGGTTCCCGTCGCGGCGATCTGCGGGGCCACGGCCGGCCTGGCGCGCGCCGGGCTGCTGGACGGGCGCGCCCACACCAGCGGCGCCCCGGCCTACCTGGCGGAGCAGCCGGGCTACGCGGGGGCAGAGCAGTACGTCGAGGCCGACGCGGTGACGGACGGCGACCTGGTCACCGCCGGGCCGACGGAGCCGGTGGCGTTCGCGCGGGAGGTCTTCGCCCGGCTGGACGTGTACGGGCCGGAGGTCCTAGACGCGTGGTACCGGCTGTTCCACGACTCGGACGCGAGCGCGTTCCCGGTGCTGATGGCGGCGGCGGAGCGCGGGGATGCCTGA
- a CDS encoding MarR family winged helix-turn-helix transcriptional regulator gives MPERAAAGGTAAGSGRGGGGGGGGDGGGSGGGEGLSTRERQELLSAAALGVFGLNGRFLALSEELARPAGLTAARWQVLGAVLREPLPVAGIARAMGITRQSVQRVADLLAAQGLAEYVANPAHRRAKLLRPTREGHAAVARIGPAHAAAATALAEHLGDEAFREVVAALDRLAAAMDALPGPPAPPSGD, from the coding sequence ATGCCTGAGCGCGCGGCGGCGGGCGGGACCGCGGCCGGAAGCGGCCGGGGCGGAGGCGGTGGAGGCGGTGGAGACGGCGGAGGCAGCGGAGGCGGCGAAGGGCTGTCGACTCGGGAGCGGCAGGAGCTGCTCAGCGCGGCAGCGCTCGGCGTCTTCGGCCTCAACGGCCGGTTCCTCGCCCTCTCGGAGGAGCTGGCCCGGCCGGCCGGGCTGACCGCGGCGCGCTGGCAGGTGCTCGGCGCGGTCCTGCGGGAGCCGCTGCCGGTGGCCGGCATCGCCCGCGCCATGGGCATCACCCGGCAGAGCGTCCAGCGCGTGGCGGATCTGCTGGCCGCGCAGGGGCTCGCCGAGTACGTGGCCAACCCCGCGCACCGGCGCGCGAAGCTGCTGCGCCCCACCCGCGAGGGGCACGCGGCGGTCGCCCGTATCGGACCGGCGCACGCGGCGGCGGCGACGGCGCTGGCGGAGCACCTCGGCGACGAGGCGTTCCGGGAGGTCGTGGCCGCACTGGACCGGCTGGCCGCGGCCATGGACGCCCTCCCCGGGCCGCCCGCTCCCCCGTCCGGCGACTGA
- a CDS encoding GntR family transcriptional regulator, with protein MAGSAAVTRNTLRRQIADALRDEVLAGRLPPGTEFTVKQIAEQYGVSATPVREALVDLAAQGLLESDQHRGFRVRAFTLDDFRGMIEARTLIVDGIFRRLVERGTAPGCGERLVSVRRRAEEACRAVQSGSLEVLIGYDLRFWRELSGLVGNTYISDFLHRIRVQCWAFAVPHLKAAPDLNAGLWSGHNELIDAVTRGDADEVRRLVHAYNQHGLDWAATLTTADA; from the coding sequence ATGGCAGGCAGCGCCGCCGTCACCCGCAACACACTCCGCCGGCAGATCGCGGACGCGCTGCGCGACGAGGTGCTGGCCGGGCGCCTGCCACCGGGCACCGAGTTCACCGTCAAGCAGATCGCCGAACAGTACGGCGTCTCCGCGACGCCGGTGCGCGAGGCGCTCGTCGACCTCGCCGCGCAGGGACTGCTGGAATCCGACCAGCACCGCGGCTTCCGCGTGCGCGCCTTCACCCTGGACGACTTCCGGGGGATGATCGAGGCCCGTACGCTCATAGTCGACGGGATCTTCCGGCGGCTCGTGGAGCGCGGCACCGCGCCCGGCTGCGGCGAGAGGCTGGTGTCGGTGCGCCGTCGGGCCGAAGAGGCGTGTCGGGCCGTGCAGAGCGGCTCGCTCGAAGTGCTGATCGGCTACGACCTGCGCTTCTGGAGGGAGCTGAGCGGGCTGGTCGGCAACACGTACATCTCGGATTTCCTGCACCGCATCCGCGTGCAGTGCTGGGCCTTCGCCGTGCCGCACCTGAAGGCGGCACCGGACCTGAACGCCGGGCTGTGGTCCGGCCACAACGAGCTGATCGACGCGGTCACCCGCGGCGACGCCGACGAGGTGCGCCGCCTCGTGCACGCGTACAACCAGCACGGCCTGGACTGGGCCGCCACGCTGACGACGGCCGACGCATGA
- a CDS encoding glycosyltransferase, producing MSAANADSAATTLPGPAAAPGGPAAPAGLSVVVPAYRDGHRIRATAAALREHLDSRLGTGPGAWELVVADDGSDDDTAAAVAAEAAVDPRIRLVRLDAPRGKGAALRAGVAASTGRRILLADAGLGVPPEELDRLEPLLAPPAGLPADRDPHTPAAEAAEAAEAPGTPGASALPVAVLGRTGSRLVRALGIPGVPGFRADTCAFALLDGDRARAAFAASTLDGPAVDAEVTRLLRREAGPGAVADAPVRRSAAPTGPPGRRPAGGRRRALADLWRLNAGGLAVAGVFLALSFYLFHGLWADLDGRYLRDALQDQNQWEWFTGVVADNVTHLRNPLFTTAQGMPDGVNLMANATMLGLNVPFIPITLLFGETVTFALVLTLGMAASAWTWYWLIRRRFVRSRWAAAAGGALAAFAPPMVSHANGHPNFVVLFMLPLIVDRALRLCEGRRVVRDGVLLGLFAAYQIFIGEEPLLIAALGMLLFCLAYLAVDRRRALAAARPLARGLAIALAVCLPLVAVPLYWQFLGPQSYHSVLHGDNAGNSPRALIEYAARSLFGDAETAARLSMNTTEQNAFYGWPLLAFGTAVCVWLWRRPGIRALALTGTAALLLSLGPRVRLPLTDIVLPGPWAALAHAPLFESVIEGRVAMVCAPILGILLALALDGAARARVRELRTLGLLAAAAAVIPVLPLPLAVRDRAPVPAFITSGAWKDYVREGEALVPVPLPDPGQADALHWQVEADFGFRLAGGYFNGPWGEERIGIYGAPPRHLSNLLRDVRYGAPAPEATPEWREQARQDLAHWKAGAVVLPSQDRDEELRSLLTGLLGAEPERVRDAWVWRVGRR from the coding sequence ATGAGCGCCGCGAACGCGGACTCCGCCGCCACCACCCTGCCCGGCCCGGCCGCTGCCCCGGGCGGCCCCGCCGCGCCCGCCGGCCTCTCCGTCGTCGTCCCCGCCTACCGCGACGGGCACCGCATCCGCGCCACGGCCGCCGCCCTCCGCGAGCACCTCGACTCCCGCCTCGGAACCGGACCCGGCGCCTGGGAGCTCGTCGTCGCCGACGACGGCTCCGACGACGACACCGCCGCCGCCGTCGCGGCCGAGGCTGCCGTCGATCCGCGGATCCGGCTCGTCCGCCTCGACGCCCCCCGCGGCAAGGGCGCCGCCCTGCGCGCCGGAGTCGCCGCTTCCACGGGTCGCCGCATCCTCCTGGCCGACGCCGGCCTCGGCGTGCCGCCGGAGGAACTGGACCGCCTCGAACCGCTCCTGGCCCCGCCCGCCGGCCTCCCCGCCGACCGGGACCCGCACACACCGGCCGCCGAAGCAGCCGAAGCAGCCGAAGCGCCCGGAACCCCCGGAGCCTCCGCACTCCCCGTCGCCGTCCTCGGTCGCACCGGCAGCCGCCTCGTCCGCGCCCTCGGCATCCCCGGCGTCCCCGGCTTCCGGGCCGACACCTGCGCGTTCGCCCTCCTCGACGGCGACCGGGCGCGTGCCGCCTTCGCCGCCTCCACCCTCGACGGCCCCGCCGTCGACGCCGAGGTGACCCGCCTGCTGCGCCGCGAGGCCGGACCCGGCGCCGTCGCCGACGCGCCCGTACGCCGCTCCGCCGCGCCGACCGGCCCGCCCGGCCGCCGCCCCGCGGGCGGCCGCCGCCGCGCGCTCGCCGACCTGTGGCGCCTGAACGCCGGCGGCCTCGCCGTCGCCGGGGTGTTCCTCGCCCTGTCCTTCTACCTCTTCCACGGCCTGTGGGCCGACCTCGACGGCCGCTACCTGCGCGACGCCCTCCAGGACCAGAACCAGTGGGAGTGGTTCACCGGTGTCGTCGCCGACAACGTCACCCACCTGCGGAACCCCCTCTTCACCACCGCCCAGGGCATGCCCGACGGCGTGAACCTGATGGCGAACGCCACGATGCTCGGCCTGAACGTCCCGTTCATCCCGATCACGCTGCTGTTCGGGGAGACGGTCACCTTCGCCCTCGTCCTCACGCTCGGCATGGCCGCCAGCGCCTGGACCTGGTACTGGCTGATCCGCCGCCGCTTCGTCCGCAGCCGGTGGGCCGCCGCCGCGGGCGGGGCGCTCGCCGCGTTCGCGCCGCCGATGGTCTCGCACGCCAACGGCCACCCGAACTTCGTCGTCCTCTTCATGCTGCCGCTGATCGTCGACCGAGCCCTGCGCCTGTGCGAGGGCCGCCGCGTCGTCCGCGACGGGGTGCTGCTCGGCCTGTTCGCGGCGTACCAGATCTTCATCGGCGAGGAGCCGCTGCTCATCGCCGCGCTCGGCATGCTGCTGTTCTGCCTGGCGTACCTGGCGGTCGACCGGCGGCGCGCCCTGGCCGCCGCGCGCCCCCTCGCGCGCGGCCTCGCCATCGCGCTGGCCGTGTGCCTGCCGCTGGTGGCGGTCCCGCTGTACTGGCAGTTCCTCGGCCCGCAGAGCTACCACTCGGTCCTCCACGGCGACAACGCCGGCAACAGCCCGCGCGCGCTGATCGAGTACGCCGCCCGGTCCCTCTTCGGCGACGCCGAGACCGCCGCCCGGCTCTCCATGAACACCACCGAGCAGAACGCCTTCTACGGCTGGCCGCTGCTCGCCTTCGGCACCGCCGTGTGCGTCTGGCTGTGGCGCCGGCCCGGCATCCGCGCACTGGCCCTCACCGGCACCGCCGCGCTGCTGCTCTCGCTGGGGCCCCGGGTGCGGCTGCCGCTCACCGACATCGTGCTGCCCGGCCCCTGGGCGGCGCTCGCCCACGCGCCGCTGTTCGAGTCGGTGATCGAGGGCCGCGTCGCGATGGTGTGCGCCCCGATCCTCGGCATCCTGCTGGCGCTGGCCCTCGACGGGGCCGCCCGCGCCCGGGTGCGCGAGCTGCGGACGCTCGGCCTGCTCGCGGCGGCCGCTGCCGTGATCCCGGTGCTGCCGCTGCCGCTCGCGGTACGGGACCGGGCGCCGGTGCCCGCGTTCATCACCTCGGGCGCCTGGAAGGACTACGTCCGCGAGGGCGAGGCCCTCGTCCCGGTGCCGCTCCCCGACCCGGGCCAGGCCGACGCGCTGCACTGGCAGGTCGAGGCGGACTTCGGCTTCCGGCTGGCCGGCGGCTACTTCAACGGCCCGTGGGGCGAGGAGCGCATCGGCATCTACGGGGCCCCGCCGCGGCACCTGTCGAACCTGCTGCGGGACGTCCGCTACGGCGCCCCGGCCCCCGAGGCCACCCCGGAGTGGCGGGAGCAGGCCCGCCAGGACCTGGCGCACTGGAAGGCGGGCGCCGTGGTGCTTCCCTCCCAGGACCGGGACGAGGAGCTGCGCAGCCTGCTGACGGGGCTGCTCGGCGCGGAGCCGGAGCGGGTCCGGGACGCCTGGGTCTGGCGGGTGGGCCGCCGGTAG
- a CDS encoding acyltransferase family protein — protein MLRLRARWSAVADRVEAGTPADRDRSVDALRALAILGVVLGHWLVTAMTSSEGALATTSPLAHMPWLAPLSWVFQTLAVFFFVGGLVAARGHASARERGVPYGAWVGQRLSRLFRPVAAVLALWTVAAGGMLLGGAAWDTVHALVRLVLSPLWFLLVFAVLTAATPLAVRLHPVWPAAVVAAVDLWRFGFGGPEWVGWVNVAAGWLVPYTLGAAWARGRLDRRGPALALLAGGAAGTAVLVLWGGYPASMVGVPGAAVSNLNPPTSAAVAFGLAQCGLALLLRGQLARAAVRPRVWAAVALLNLSAMTVFLWHQTAMMAVTALGLTSPVELPGLHTVPDSALWIPARLLWLPVFAAALTVCLAAFHAYERGGRGRQARQGGAGAAAGDGGAFRPVGPARRREASRV, from the coding sequence GTGCTTAGGCTGCGCGCCCGCTGGTCCGCCGTCGCCGACCGGGTCGAGGCGGGCACTCCCGCCGACCGGGACCGGTCCGTGGACGCCCTGCGGGCCCTCGCCATCCTCGGCGTGGTGCTCGGCCACTGGCTGGTGACGGCGATGACCTCCTCGGAAGGCGCGCTCGCCACCACCAGCCCGCTGGCCCACATGCCGTGGCTGGCACCCCTGTCGTGGGTGTTCCAGACGCTGGCCGTGTTCTTCTTCGTCGGCGGCCTCGTCGCCGCCCGCGGCCACGCCTCCGCCCGGGAGCGCGGCGTCCCGTACGGGGCCTGGGTGGGGCAGCGGCTGTCCCGGCTGTTCCGGCCGGTCGCCGCGGTGCTCGCCCTGTGGACGGTGGCCGCGGGCGGGATGCTGCTGGGCGGGGCCGCGTGGGACACCGTCCACGCGCTGGTGCGGCTCGTGCTGTCGCCGCTGTGGTTCCTGCTGGTGTTCGCCGTACTGACGGCGGCGACGCCGCTGGCGGTGCGGCTGCACCCGGTGTGGCCCGCGGCCGTGGTGGCGGCCGTGGACCTGTGGCGGTTCGGGTTCGGCGGGCCGGAGTGGGTCGGCTGGGTCAACGTGGCCGCGGGCTGGCTCGTCCCGTACACCCTCGGTGCGGCCTGGGCACGGGGGCGGCTCGACCGGCGGGGCCCGGCCCTGGCGCTGCTGGCGGGCGGGGCTGCGGGCACGGCGGTGCTGGTGCTGTGGGGCGGCTACCCGGCGTCCATGGTCGGCGTGCCCGGTGCGGCCGTGTCGAACCTGAACCCGCCGACGTCGGCCGCGGTCGCGTTCGGGCTGGCGCAGTGCGGGCTTGCGCTGCTGCTGCGGGGGCAGCTGGCGCGGGCCGCGGTCCGGCCGCGGGTGTGGGCGGCAGTCGCCCTGCTGAACCTGTCGGCGATGACCGTTTTCCTCTGGCACCAGACGGCGATGATGGCCGTCACCGCGCTCGGCCTCACCTCCCCGGTCGAACTGCCCGGCCTGCACACCGTCCCCGACTCGGCGCTGTGGATACCCGCCCGGCTGCTGTGGCTTCCGGTGTTCGCGGCCGCGCTGACCGTGTGCCTGGCCGCATTCCACGCGTACGAGCGGGGCGGGCGGGGCCGACAGGCCCGGCAGGGCGGCGCCGGTGCCGCGGCCGGGGACGGCGGCGCCTTCCGTCCGGTCGGGCCGGCCCGGAGGCGGGAGGCGTCCCGTGTCTAG